Proteins co-encoded in one Cytophaga hutchinsonii ATCC 33406 genomic window:
- a CDS encoding dual specificity protein phosphatase family protein, with amino-acid sequence MGEQEEIGRERKSFEIIENVLGNNAPRIIDFADSKGKGIIKYRYASMGAGQASSFQKKFTGKEPVEKIQHYLHVVFKEQLGKLYTAKTHEKMNLLSYYEFDNISAGKLKASIGNVYQGNIEANEFILHANSFPNPLNFYKNDLDTYLKNNNMYAFQSYVHGDLNGANIIIDAQDNVWIIDFFHTHRGHVLKDLVKLENDLLYIFSEMHSESDFQEALKISEVLFAVSDLQASLPDITQTGITKPSFVRVYKTLSYLRSLYSDLVEWDRNPLQVFIAQLRYSMHSLIFDECNQWQKEWALYNSGKFSQIISNKFLETDKLRIDFIKSDKIDAHSLALTILPGRKDYSRDLSEDLKEIKEQQIDCVVSLITKDEMDMYGVPELLDVYKKQGVECLHVPVIDQKIPVKAEIERINAFINAQQKKHKKVLIHCVGGLGRSGLVAACYLKSLGYPSDDAIKIVREARSSRAIESTEQEKFVYDYNERTV; translated from the coding sequence ATCGGTGAACAGGAGGAGATCGGGAGAGAGCGGAAATCGTTTGAGATTATTGAAAATGTTTTGGGAAACAATGCTCCGCGTATTATTGATTTTGCTGACAGTAAAGGAAAAGGTATTATTAAATACCGCTATGCATCAATGGGGGCAGGCCAGGCAAGTTCTTTCCAGAAAAAATTTACAGGGAAGGAACCGGTTGAAAAAATACAACATTACCTGCATGTCGTTTTTAAGGAGCAACTTGGAAAACTCTATACCGCAAAGACGCATGAGAAAATGAATCTGCTGTCGTATTATGAATTTGATAACATATCGGCGGGCAAACTGAAAGCTTCTATCGGTAATGTGTACCAGGGAAACATAGAGGCAAACGAATTCATCCTACATGCAAATTCTTTTCCCAACCCGTTGAATTTTTATAAAAATGATTTAGATACCTATCTCAAAAATAATAACATGTATGCGTTTCAATCCTATGTACATGGTGATCTGAACGGGGCTAATATTATTATTGATGCGCAGGACAATGTCTGGATCATAGACTTTTTCCATACGCACAGAGGCCATGTATTAAAGGATCTGGTAAAACTGGAAAATGACCTGCTGTATATCTTTTCAGAAATGCATTCCGAATCTGATTTTCAGGAAGCGTTAAAAATCAGTGAAGTATTGTTTGCTGTTTCGGATCTGCAGGCCTCGCTGCCGGATATAACACAAACCGGAATTACAAAACCGTCGTTTGTGCGTGTCTACAAAACGCTGTCTTATTTGCGGAGCTTATATAGTGATCTGGTAGAATGGGATAGAAATCCGCTGCAGGTATTTATTGCGCAGCTTCGTTATTCCATGCATAGCCTGATCTTTGATGAATGCAACCAATGGCAAAAAGAATGGGCATTATACAATTCAGGTAAATTCAGTCAGATCATCAGTAATAAGTTTTTAGAAACAGATAAACTCCGCATCGATTTTATTAAATCCGATAAAATAGATGCACACTCACTTGCCCTTACTATTTTGCCCGGAAGAAAGGATTACAGCAGAGACCTTTCGGAAGATCTTAAAGAAATAAAAGAACAGCAGATTGATTGTGTGGTATCGCTCATTACAAAAGACGAGATGGATATGTATGGTGTTCCGGAGCTTTTAGACGTATATAAAAAGCAGGGGGTTGAATGTCTGCATGTACCTGTTATTGATCAGAAAATACCGGTAAAAGCAGAGATCGAAAGAATTAATGCATTTATAAACGCGCAGCAAAAAAAGCATAAGAAGGTATTGATTCACTGTGTCGGCGGGCTAGGCCGTTCAGGACTTGTGGCAGCCTGTTATTTAAAATCATTGGGCTATCCTTCAGACGATGCCATTAAAATAGTGCGGGAAGCACGCTCATCAAGAGCGATTGAAAGTACAGAACAGGAAAAATTTGTATATGATTACAATGAACGTACTGTTTGA
- a CDS encoding cysteine hydrolase family protein: MKTILISQCLQHDFVRPIGKYDNLPNLLHVGYDESSRLMGNEANSGPLDLFMNWLNKTDEHQIIKVHVRDWHDAEDPAQKAHLNKFGSHCIQYTEGADFVFTADDQAHIINSVSLNDFVEPDLNTILAQYTDEPVRIGLIGVWTEAKIYFTAYDIATRYPDYTIAVCAALSASSSVHSHYAALNQLNRILNVQVFNSIGQFTHFLTWDKESISIELEHAETPIILSEKPIALGDTETKLLKYVFRNSKEISVNVLDGGFSGNSVIGTQSIDMHGHQESST; the protein is encoded by the coding sequence ATGAAAACAATACTGATCTCACAATGCCTGCAGCATGATTTTGTGCGGCCGATAGGTAAATACGACAACCTCCCAAACCTGCTGCATGTAGGTTATGATGAGTCTTCCAGATTAATGGGCAATGAAGCGAATAGTGGGCCGTTGGATCTGTTTATGAACTGGCTGAATAAAACAGATGAACATCAGATAATAAAAGTGCATGTGCGCGACTGGCATGATGCGGAAGATCCCGCACAGAAAGCGCACCTGAATAAATTCGGTAGCCACTGCATTCAGTATACAGAAGGCGCTGATTTTGTTTTTACTGCAGATGACCAGGCACATATTATCAACTCGGTCAGTTTAAATGATTTTGTTGAACCTGATCTGAATACTATTCTTGCGCAATATACCGATGAGCCCGTACGCATAGGACTGATCGGTGTCTGGACAGAAGCAAAGATCTATTTCACCGCATACGATATCGCAACCCGTTATCCGGATTATACCATTGCTGTTTGCGCGGCTCTTTCTGCAAGCTCTTCTGTACACAGCCACTATGCAGCATTGAACCAGCTTAACCGTATCCTGAATGTACAGGTCTTTAATTCCATCGGACAATTCACACACTTTCTAACCTGGGACAAAGAAAGTATTTCTATTGAACTTGAGCATGCTGAGACACCTATAATCCTTTCAGAGAAACCGATTGCGCTGGGAGATACGGAAACGAAACTGCTCAAATATGTTTTCCGTAATTCAAAAGAAATATCGGTTAACGTATTGGACGGCGGATTTTCCGGAAATAGTGTAATTGGCACACAAAGTATCGATATGCATGGACATCAGGAGTCAAGCACGTAG
- a CDS encoding sugar-binding protein, with the protein MRRFSLIVFSFVLLVTVSVSYAQTVTTNTQSTHNGFFYSFWNDGSKGSASMTLGPAGNYSTTWSNIGNFTAGKGWAVGKPDRVVCFSGNFDGGSNGFLALYGWTKNALIEYYVCENYGAWTPPGNTSGIVNKGTYTCDGGTYTIYTATRTNQPSIVGTATFQQFWSVRTQKRSSGTITFATHVAAWKAAGMNMGTTWDYQIMESEGYNSSGSSNITVSECVSCATPAPTTITSFDYEVGAAATQLTATGTALKWYTVATGGTALSSAPTPNTATAGTTKYYVGQTLNGCEGPRTEITVRVSQKYKIFKVSSPIIIDGTLEATWSNASVLPAAATKLIAGAVTNSTDLSGNFKALWDDTYLYVLADVTDDVKMNESTNVYDDDGVEVYVDINNDKATTYGANDVQYTFGWNDGTTVGVLPSGRATTGITYAAVARTGGYIVEARIPWTTLKGTPAIGQLVGMDFMINDDDDGGTRDGKLAWNASEDDAWENPSLFGTAVLQGLLPCSTPAAPTVVTPVAYCQNATAAALTATGTSLLWYTNSTGGTGTASLTPVTTAAGTATYYVSQNVGGCESARAPIVVNVNALPTAVITAGSATTFCAGGSVTLTAGNGTEYVWKNGTTQVGTASTYTATTSGSYTVEITNTNNCKATSTATAVTVNAAPAAPTVTAPAAYCQNAASSALTATGTALKWYDAATGGTSSASVTPNTATVGTKNYYVSQTTNGCESPRAQVAVTVNALPTAVITAGSATTFCAGGSVTLTAGNGTGYVWKNGTTQVGITSTYTATTSGSYTVEITNTNNCKATSTATAVTVNAAPAAPTVTAPAAYCQNAAASALTATGTALKWYDAATGGTSSASVTPNTATVGTINYYVSQTTNGCESPRAQVAVTVNALPAAAITVIGSTSIVQGGSVTLNAPAGTGLSYKWFKGTNQVGTAAASYTATAEGNYTVEVTNAAGCKAISPVTTITQKVNQPSVITITSPVTNTTVSSTVTITADISDADGSIKLVEYLVGDTVIGSSISEPYSFTWNDVSAGLHTITIRVTDSQDGITTSSPVTVFAGVTTGITSGNSMQANVYPVPAKDELIVETEVDLSEALFRITNALGEEVFAPIQIAGTNAKVNVSTLAEGAYVLVIRQGSNVLTKKIILTY; encoded by the coding sequence ATGCGCAGATTTTCGCTCATTGTATTTTCATTTGTGTTGCTCGTTACAGTAAGCGTATCTTACGCACAAACAGTAACTACTAATACACAAAGCACCCATAACGGGTTTTTCTATTCTTTCTGGAATGACGGTTCTAAAGGATCCGCATCCATGACATTAGGCCCCGCAGGTAATTACAGTACTACCTGGTCTAATATCGGAAACTTTACCGCAGGTAAAGGCTGGGCGGTAGGAAAACCGGATCGTGTGGTCTGCTTTTCGGGAAACTTCGATGGCGGCAGCAATGGCTTTCTGGCCTTATATGGCTGGACAAAAAATGCATTGATTGAATATTATGTTTGTGAAAATTATGGCGCATGGACACCTCCGGGAAATACAAGCGGCATTGTAAACAAAGGAACCTATACCTGCGACGGAGGAACCTATACAATATACACGGCTACCAGAACAAATCAGCCATCTATTGTAGGTACAGCTACATTTCAACAATTCTGGAGTGTACGTACACAAAAAAGATCGAGCGGAACCATAACGTTTGCTACCCATGTTGCTGCATGGAAAGCTGCCGGAATGAACATGGGAACTACCTGGGATTATCAGATCATGGAATCAGAAGGATATAACAGTTCGGGAAGCTCAAACATTACAGTAAGCGAATGTGTTTCCTGTGCAACACCGGCACCAACAACCATCACTTCATTTGATTACGAAGTAGGTGCTGCGGCAACACAATTAACCGCAACAGGTACTGCGCTTAAATGGTATACGGTAGCAACCGGCGGCACAGCATTAAGTTCTGCACCAACTCCCAATACCGCTACGGCAGGTACTACAAAGTATTATGTCGGACAAACATTAAACGGTTGTGAAGGTCCGCGCACTGAAATTACAGTACGGGTTTCTCAGAAATATAAGATTTTTAAAGTGTCTTCGCCTATAATCATTGACGGAACGCTTGAAGCCACCTGGTCCAATGCCAGTGTGTTACCTGCGGCTGCGACAAAACTGATCGCGGGAGCAGTTACCAATAGTACAGATCTCTCAGGTAATTTTAAAGCCTTATGGGATGATACCTATCTCTATGTACTGGCAGATGTTACCGATGATGTAAAAATGAATGAAAGCACCAATGTATATGATGATGACGGTGTAGAAGTCTACGTTGATATTAATAATGATAAAGCAACTACGTATGGTGCAAACGATGTGCAATATACATTTGGCTGGAATGATGGTACAACGGTAGGGGTATTGCCATCAGGTCGTGCAACTACAGGCATTACCTATGCAGCCGTAGCACGTACGGGTGGATATATTGTTGAAGCCAGAATTCCATGGACTACCTTAAAAGGTACACCAGCCATTGGCCAGTTAGTCGGTATGGATTTTATGATCAATGACGACGACGACGGAGGTACACGTGATGGTAAATTGGCCTGGAATGCAAGCGAAGATGATGCCTGGGAAAACCCTTCTTTATTTGGTACAGCGGTTTTACAAGGTTTATTGCCTTGTTCAACGCCGGCAGCTCCGACCGTGGTAACACCTGTTGCCTATTGCCAGAATGCAACAGCCGCAGCCTTAACAGCAACGGGCACAAGTTTGTTGTGGTATACAAACTCAACAGGCGGAACAGGTACTGCATCCTTAACGCCAGTTACAACAGCTGCAGGTACTGCTACCTATTATGTAAGCCAGAATGTAGGCGGCTGTGAAAGTGCGCGCGCGCCAATAGTTGTTAACGTAAATGCCTTGCCAACAGCAGTAATCACAGCAGGTTCAGCAACAACGTTCTGTGCAGGCGGTTCAGTAACATTGACAGCAGGTAACGGAACGGAATATGTATGGAAGAACGGAACAACACAGGTTGGTACTGCTTCTACTTATACGGCAACAACATCCGGTTCCTATACCGTTGAAATAACCAATACAAACAATTGCAAAGCTACTTCAACAGCAACAGCCGTAACGGTAAATGCCGCACCGGCTGCACCAACGGTTACTGCACCAGCAGCGTATTGCCAGAATGCAGCATCAAGCGCATTAACAGCAACGGGTACAGCATTGAAATGGTATGACGCAGCAACGGGCGGTACTTCATCTGCTTCTGTAACACCAAATACAGCAACTGTTGGAACGAAGAATTATTACGTTTCACAAACAACCAACGGATGTGAAAGTCCGAGAGCACAGGTTGCAGTTACTGTAAATGCCTTGCCAACAGCAGTAATCACAGCAGGTTCAGCAACAACGTTCTGTGCAGGCGGTTCAGTAACATTAACAGCAGGTAACGGAACGGGATATGTATGGAAGAACGGAACAACACAGGTTGGTATTACTTCTACTTATACGGCAACAACATCCGGTTCCTATACTGTTGAAATAACCAATACAAACAATTGCAAAGCTACTTCAACAGCAACAGCCGTAACGGTAAATGCCGCACCGGCTGCACCAACGGTTACTGCACCAGCAGCGTATTGCCAGAATGCAGCAGCAAGCGCATTAACAGCAACCGGTACAGCATTGAAATGGTATGACGCAGCAACGGGCGGTACTTCATCTGCTTCTGTAACACCAAATACAGCAACTGTTGGAACGATCAATTATTACGTTTCACAAACAACCAACGGATGTGAAAGTCCGAGAGCACAGGTTGCAGTTACTGTAAATGCCTTGCCGGCAGCAGCGATCACAGTTATCGGGTCTACTTCTATTGTACAGGGCGGCAGTGTAACGCTGAATGCACCTGCAGGAACAGGTTTATCCTATAAGTGGTTTAAGGGTACAAACCAGGTAGGCACAGCTGCTGCTTCTTATACCGCAACTGCGGAAGGAAATTATACTGTAGAAGTAACAAATGCAGCCGGCTGTAAAGCTATTTCTCCTGTTACAACGATCACGCAAAAGGTAAATCAGCCTTCCGTTATTACCATTACATCTCCGGTTACCAATACAACGGTATCATCAACGGTTACCATTACTGCAGATATATCGGATGCAGATGGCTCTATTAAATTGGTTGAATATTTAGTTGGGGATACGGTAATCGGTTCCAGTATTTCTGAGCCTTATAGCTTTACATGGAACGATGTATCGGCAGGTTTACATACTATCACGATACGTGTTACCGATAGTCAGGACGGTATTACGACCTCTTCACCAGTAACTGTTTTTGCGGGCGTAACAACAGGTATTACATCCGGGAACAGCATGCAGGCAAACGTATATCCGGTTCCGGCAAAGGATGAATTGATTGTTGAAACGGAAGTAGATCTTTCGGAGGCTTTATTCAGAATAACAAATGCCTTGGGTGAAGAAGTTTTTGCACCTATTCAGATAGCCGGCACAAACGCAAAAGTAAATGTCAGTACATTGGCTGAAGGTGCGTATGTATTGGTGATCAGACAGGGATCTAATGTTCTTACAAAGAAAATTATTTTAACATATTAA
- a CDS encoding bestrophin family protein codes for MNRTPSGVTVRQDCTSSLENKKSVMLLNKRIPLSYLIINIKFALVYVLIVSFSAHFFSKEHQESLPDMPLAIPAFIGTAISVLLSFKISQSYERWWEARKIWGSIVNDSRSLIIQLQSFVSSGNEEQIKKIAFRQIAWCYSLGRSLRGLGPLDNIDAFISADELNELKQHTNKPLAMLNVHGNDIKNLKERNQLDVFAQVQLDSTIVRLCEAQGKAERIKNTVFPATYRSFLHAIIYLFVITLSLSFKDIAWYFEVPLLIFISVPFFLLESSAKDMQDPFENRPTDTPVTAIARNIEINIKQMLKETAIPQPMQPETFHLS; via the coding sequence TTGAACCGCACACCATCCGGTGTAACCGTACGACAGGACTGCACATCTTCATTAGAAAATAAAAAATCTGTTATGCTGCTGAATAAACGAATTCCGCTATCTTATTTAATTATCAATATAAAATTTGCCTTAGTGTACGTCTTGATTGTATCATTTTCGGCACATTTTTTTTCAAAAGAACATCAGGAGTCGCTGCCAGATATGCCGCTTGCAATACCTGCATTTATTGGTACCGCCATTTCCGTTCTTTTATCTTTTAAAATAAGTCAGTCATACGAGCGCTGGTGGGAAGCAAGAAAAATATGGGGCAGTATTGTTAATGATTCACGCAGTCTGATTATTCAGCTTCAGTCATTTGTTAGCAGCGGTAATGAAGAACAAATAAAAAAAATCGCTTTCAGACAAATAGCCTGGTGTTATTCGTTGGGAAGATCGCTCAGGGGACTTGGTCCATTGGATAATATCGATGCGTTTATATCTGCAGATGAACTTAATGAATTAAAACAGCATACAAATAAACCGCTGGCTATGCTTAATGTTCATGGCAATGATATTAAAAACTTAAAAGAAAGAAATCAGCTGGATGTTTTTGCCCAGGTACAATTAGACAGTACAATTGTACGTTTGTGTGAAGCGCAGGGTAAGGCTGAACGAATAAAAAATACGGTCTTTCCGGCTACATACAGATCGTTTCTCCATGCGATCATTTACCTGTTTGTGATTACACTATCCCTTTCCTTTAAAGACATTGCCTGGTATTTCGAAGTACCTTTATTGATTTTTATTTCTGTTCCCTTTTTTTTACTTGAAAGTTCTGCAAAGGATATGCAGGACCCTTTTGAAAACCGCCCGACGGATACCCCAGTAACAGCTATTGCCCGTAACATAGAAATAAACATCAAACAAATGCTGAAAGAAACAGCTATTCCTCAGCCGATGCAGCCGGAAACATTTCATCTATCCTGA
- a CDS encoding DUF4345 domain-containing protein, which produces MELVLQILLGVVSLICIGVGLSQTIKGARHFLPEAVPPQAKLDNTFRFLSSMFLSFGFLLIWIIFHIQEVTDQLYFVGIIISSAGLGRLYSRSNVGSAGAYQDCIMLLEIALGICVMLLQYFR; this is translated from the coding sequence ATGGAACTGGTATTACAGATTTTATTGGGAGTGGTTTCATTGATTTGCATCGGAGTAGGTTTAAGCCAGACAATAAAAGGTGCGCGTCATTTTTTACCTGAAGCTGTTCCGCCTCAAGCCAAGCTGGATAATACATTCAGGTTTTTGAGCAGCATGTTTTTAAGTTTTGGATTTTTATTGATCTGGATTATTTTTCATATACAGGAAGTAACGGATCAGCTGTATTTTGTTGGTATTATTATTAGCAGCGCAGGCCTGGGCAGGTTATATTCAAGAAGTAATGTCGGTTCGGCAGGAGCCTATCAGGATTGTATTATGCTGCTGGAAATTGCCTTAGGTATATGCGTGATGCTGCTGCAATATTTCAGGTAA
- a CDS encoding nuclear transport factor 2 family protein has protein sequence MYLLNTAKSNGEMEDKKIDKIVKQLIKATNQFDVKAALKLFSEDAVIDDVSVGEKFQHTAGIRTYIEKFFIGYNTVTKIESIEPVSSREAKVQVDFTGDFGHETGGLNITVNAAGLIIGIDAYLD, from the coding sequence ATGTACCTGCTAAATACAGCAAAATCAAACGGAGAAATGGAAGATAAAAAAATTGATAAAATCGTAAAACAATTGATCAAAGCAACCAATCAGTTTGATGTAAAAGCAGCGCTGAAATTATTTTCGGAAGATGCGGTGATAGACGATGTTTCTGTAGGTGAAAAATTTCAGCATACAGCAGGTATCCGTACTTATATCGAAAAGTTTTTTATTGGATATAATACCGTAACAAAGATTGAATCGATTGAACCTGTAAGCAGCAGAGAGGCAAAGGTACAGGTTGATTTTACCGGAGACTTCGGGCACGAAACAGGCGGCCTCAATATTACTGTAAATGCAGCAGGCCTGATCATTGGTATTGATGCATACCTGGATTAG